A portion of the candidate division KSB1 bacterium genome contains these proteins:
- a CDS encoding metal-dependent transcriptional regulator produces MEVWKEFEHNEITHSIAHHLMAVNDLLNKHGYSRVTDVAKYLNITKGSASITLKHLKERGYIEEDLNRFVQLTQMGKHTVRSVIAKRKIIIKFLSEVLSVTPEQAEIDACKIEHLISQESGEQLLHFVQFVSSGDKKTTEFLKDLKAYQPIAAGDVENCNLCIDECIYTEICEVCDPEQN; encoded by the coding sequence CTGGAAAGAGTTCGAACATAACGAGATCACCCACAGTATTGCCCATCATTTGATGGCAGTGAACGATCTCTTGAACAAGCATGGCTACTCCCGGGTTACGGATGTGGCCAAATACCTTAACATCACCAAAGGCAGTGCATCCATTACCCTGAAGCATCTCAAAGAACGGGGATACATCGAGGAGGATTTAAACAGGTTTGTTCAGCTGACCCAAATGGGCAAACATACGGTCCGCTCAGTTATTGCCAAGCGTAAAATTATCATTAAATTTCTCTCCGAGGTTTTAAGCGTAACTCCGGAACAAGCGGAAATTGATGCCTGTAAAATCGAGCATCTGATTAGTCAGGAATCAGGTGAACAGTTACTTCATTTTGTGCAATTCGTTTCATCCGGCGACAAAAAAACTACGGAATTCTTGAAAGATTTAAAGGCGTATCAACCCATTGCGGCAGGAGATGTGGAAAACTGTAACCTGTGTATCGATGAATGTATTTACACAGAAATTTGTGAAGTGTGTGATCCGGAACAGAATTAA